A stretch of the Panicum virgatum strain AP13 chromosome 9N, P.virgatum_v5, whole genome shotgun sequence genome encodes the following:
- the LOC120690789 gene encoding uncharacterized protein LOC120690789, which yields MLKNILSQSWRQGAYVLQEGNPVPALYTCWNRFHSGQILSSSRSFFGVEDFVDEDNSRPYTYKKEKRSKNPHKHISFKQRTIAHMEPFTLDVFISKRFVSASLTHRSTCRQVAVAGTNSKDIKAALKSRSDIPACLAVGRFLAERAKEADVYTCTYTPRERDRFEGKIRAVVQSLIDNGINVKLYLD from the exons ATGCTGAAGAACATTTTGAGCCAGTCATGGAGACAAGGTGCATATGTGCTGCAGGAAGGAAATCCCGTACCGGCACTATATACATGCTGGAATCGATTTCACAGTGGACAG ATCTTAAGCTCTTCCAGGAGCTTCTTTGGCGTGGAGGACTTTGTGGATGAAGACAACAGTAGACCCTACACatacaaaaaggaaaagagatcGAAGAACCCGCACAAGCACATTTCTTTCAAGCAGCGCACTATCGCACACATGGAGCCCTTCACGCTCGACGTCTTCATCTCCAAGCGCTTTGTCTCGGCGTCCCTCACGCACCGTTCGACGTGCAGGCAGGTCGCGGTCGCGGGGACCAATTCGAAGGACATCAAGGCTGCGCTCAAGTCGAGGTCCGACATACCGGCCTGCCTGGCCGTGGGCCGTTTCCTGGCGGAGAGGGCGAAGGAGGCCGACGTCTACACCTGCACCTACACGCCGAGGGAGCGGGACAGGTTCGAGGGGAAGATCAGGGCTGTTGTCCAGTCGCTGATCGATAACGGGATCAATGTGAAGCTCTACCTTGACTGA
- the LOC120692498 gene encoding VAN3-binding protein-like — protein MAMEKGWKARDVAGALGMEVVDEEEDDAVAAIPPPQTPLEPMEYLSRSWSVSASEISKILVGGGKKSGVAAAMSRLPEMTIPEDSVLATSIVPHLPCHQQHRGARRNSMSSGHYQSIGRWFQVHHGETCRVRQRGKEKQRAEKAHVHAMVSVARVAAAVAAVAAATSCDAQATKMAAAMASATELLASHCVEAAQHAGARHDQVAGAVQAAVGVRSPGDLMTLTAAAATALRGASTLKQRVQREARSNASVLPYEKGSEKGHSWSTDIWCKEGELLKRTRKGDLHKTRVSIYINKRSQVMLKLKSKHIGGALSKNNKSVVYGVYSELPTWAEPGKDSMEETCCFGLSTAQGLVEFECESSASKRKWVDDVQNLLRQVALQDQVGNKLGLLKLS, from the exons ATGGCGATGGAGAAGGGCTGGAAGGCGAGGGACGTCGCGGGTGCCTTGGGCATGGAggtggtggacgaggaggaggacgacgcggtGGCGGCGATACCGCCGCCGCAGACGCCGCTGGAGCCCATGGAGTACCTGTCCAGGTCGTGGAGCGTGTCGGCTTCGGAGATTTCGAAGATACTCGTCGGCGGGGGCAAGAAGAGCGGCGTTGCGGCGGCGATGAGCCGGCTGCCGGAGATGACCATACCGGAGGACTCCGTGCTTGCCACGTCCATCGTTCCTCATCTCCCGTGTCATCAACAGCAT AGGGGTGCGAGAAGGAATTCCATGAGCAGCGGCCACTACCAATCGATCGGCAGATGGTTCCAAGTCCACCACGGGGAGACATGCCGGGTGAGGCAGAGAGGCAAGGAGAAGCAGCGCGCGGAGAAGGCCCACGTGCACGCCATGGTGTCCGTGGCGCGggtcgccgccgcggtcgccgccgtcgcggcggccACGAGCTGCGACGCCCAGGCCACCAAGATggccgcggccatggcgtcgGCCACCGAGCTGCTAGCTTCGCACTGCGTCGAGGCCGCTCAGCACGCGGGGGCGCGCCACGACcaggtcgccggcgccgtgcaGGCCGCGGTTGGCGTCCGGAGCCCCGGTGATCTGATGACGctcacggcggccgcggccactg CTCTGCGAGGAGCTTCCACACTGAAGCAGAGAGTGCAGCGAGAGGCGAGGAGCAATGCGAGTGTTCTTCCATACGAGAAGGGGAGCGAGAAGGGCCATTCATGGAGTACGGATATCTGGTGCAAGGAGGGGGAGTTGCTGAAACGCACAAGAAAAG GGGATTTACACAAGACAAGAGTATCTATCTACATCAACAAGAGGTCACAG GTGATGCTGAAGCTGAAAAGCAAACACATCGGAGGTGCACTATCGAAGAACAACAAGA GCGTTGTTTACGGCGTATACAGCGAGCTTCCGACATGGGCGGAGCCAGGGAAGGACTCCATGGAGGAGACGTGCTGCTTCGGCCTGAGCACGGCGCAGGGTCTCGTGGAGTTCGAGTGCGAGAGCAGCGCGAGCAAACGGAAGTGGGTAGACGATGTGCAGAACCTGCTTCGTCAGGTGGCCCTGCAGGATCAAGTAGGAAATAAACTGGGGCTACTAAAACTCAGCTAA